A region from the Candidatus Binatia bacterium genome encodes:
- a CDS encoding transposase yields the protein MFPKRTRLKTFDYVGAYRYFLTFCTSNHHEAFTSAANVELVLTQIVRAAREAGFEIIAYCFMPDHVHLLIEGAAPNSEMKQFAKLAKQYAGFYYKQRCGRRLWQPSYWDRVLRDEEDTWSVARYIVENPLTDGLARSADEHPFLGSCVVGKRELLFAVSCSKPWTRG from the coding sequence ATGTTTCCCAAGCGAACGCGTCTGAAGACGTTCGACTATGTCGGCGCCTATCGCTACTTCCTCACGTTCTGTACCTCCAACCACCACGAAGCGTTCACGTCGGCGGCGAATGTAGAACTCGTGCTCACGCAGATCGTCCGCGCTGCCCGAGAGGCGGGGTTTGAAATCATTGCGTACTGCTTCATGCCTGATCACGTGCACTTGTTGATCGAAGGAGCGGCACCCAATTCCGAGATGAAACAGTTCGCAAAACTTGCGAAGCAGTACGCCGGTTTCTACTACAAGCAGCGCTGCGGCCGCCGGCTGTGGCAGCCCAGTTACTGGGATCGTGTCCTGCGCGACGAAGAAGACACGTGGAGCGTCGCGCGATACATCGTGGAGAACCCGCTGACCGATGGCCTCGCGCGGAGCGCGGACGAGCATCCGTTTCTTGGATCGTGTGTCGTAGGCAAGCGGGAACTGCTGTTCGCCGTCAGTTGTTCGAAGCCGTGGACGCGCGGGTGA